The segment GACGAAGAGGGCGACCATTGTTGCCTCCCGGCCGGCGGTTCGACCCGGTCTGGTGTGGTGTTTGCCGCCAATTCCTTTTGCACGCCTTGTGCCACGGCCGCGCTGATCCGGCAAGTCGCTGAAGATCAAAGGGTTGCCTAGAAATGGCGACAGGGACGCCCCGCATTCAGTTGTCGAAAATCGCCGCAACGCTCGCCGCCGCGACGCGGCGCCCGTCCGCACGGCGCGACGCAAGTCGCTCCGGATCAACACTTTGGCGGACGGCGTGCCTCGTCCGGAACGAGTGTGGGAATCGCCTACAGCTCTCCGCGGGTCACCAGCCGCTGCGCGCGGCGCGCCGCCGCCCGTTCCGCCCGCGCCCGTTCCTCGTCCGTGTCGAATTCGAGCGGCGGGATCGGGGCCGGGCGGCCGTTCTCGTTCAGGGCGACGAGGGTGACCAAGGCGCGGCAGGTCTGCGTCCTCTCGCCGGTCCGGGGATCCTCGGCCTCGACGGCGACGACGACCTCCATCGACGTGCGGAAGGCGGCCGTCAGCTCGGCCGAGAGCATGACGATCATCCCCTGCCGGATCGGGTGGAGGAAGTCGATCCGGTCCATCGAGACGGTGACGACCGGCATCCGGCAGTGGCGCATCGCGGCGATCCCGGCGCACTTGTCGGCCAGGGCGAGGACCCGTCCGCCGAACATGTCGCCGTGGGTGTTGGTGTCCTCGGGGAGGACCAGTTCCGTCATCGCGGTGCGCGAGGACGAGGGGACGAGGCGGGTCGGCTCGGTCACGGCTCTGTCCTTTCGGGCCGGTCAGCGGCGCACGAGCGCCAGCGGGCGTTGGGCGAGGCGGGCGAGGAACGGGGCGGGGGGCACGGCGATTTCCAGCGGGCGCGAGCCGGGGGCGATCTCCCCCGACGCGGCCATCTCGGCGACCGCGGCGGCGGGGAAGGCGGTGCAGCGCTCCATCGCCGTGAACCCCGTCGCGGGGTCCTCGCGGTCGAACAGGTCGAAGACGACGCGCGCCGGCCGGCCGTCGTGGCGCCCCGCCACCTCGACCCGCAGCACGACGAGGTCCGGCTCCTCGGGATGGTCGAGCAGCGGCGCGAGCAGCGCGACCGCGACGTCGCGCGGACGGACCGCGGACCCGTCGGGCAGCGGGACCGGCGTCTCGGAGAGCAGCCCGATCTCGGCCAGCGCGAGGAAGCGGTCGCGGTGGCCGGGGTAGCGCACCGTGCGGTACTCGAACGTCTTCAGCCGGCCGAGGTAGGTCTGCGGCGCGGTCGAGGTCCCGCCGCTCGTCGGGAACGCCTCCACCCGCCCGAGCTCCGGCAGCTCGAGCTGCTCGATCTCGGACAGGGCGGGGACGAGCGCGATCTTGCCGTCGCGGAGAAAGACGGCCTCCCCCGCGTACTCGTTGAGCAGTCCGGCCGCGCTGAAGACGAGGCGGTAGCCGAGCGGCGGAAGCGGGCGCCGCGGCAGGCCGCCGCACCAGATCCGCGCCGCCTCCGGCTCGTCGAGCGCCTCGATCCCCGCCGCGGCGAGCGTGTTGGCGAGCCCCGGCGCGAGTCCCGTGTCGGGCACGAGGGCGATCCCCGCCGCGCGGGCCTCGCCGTCGAGCGCGAGGAACGCCGCCGAGACGTCGGTGTTGCCGCCGAGATCGACGAGGTGGCAGCGCGCGGCGACGGCCGCGCGGGCCGCGTTCGGCCCGAAGCGGTAAGGGAGCGCGGAAAGGGCCGCGGCCGCTCCGGAGAGCGCCGCCGCCAAGGAGCGTTCGCTCGCCGCGTCGGCCTTGATCCCGGCGAAGCGCGTTTCCGGGGCGAGGCGCCGCAGATGCGCCAGCGCCTTGTCGAGCGCCTCGCTCGAGCGATCGACGAGATCGACCTCGGCCGCGCCGCCGACGCGCGCGAAGTCGTAGGCCGCCGCCGTTCCTTGCCGCCCGGCGCCGAGCACCGCGGCGCGCTTTCCGCGCAGACCGTCGTTCGCCATCCGTCGTTCCCCTCGTTCCGCGGCGCGGGGCGCCGCGATGGGCGGCGAGGGTCGCTCGCCGGGTCTCCGGATCTTCGGTCCCCTAAGGCGCCGCGCGGAGATCCGCGCGGCGCGGCGTCACTCTTCGTCGATCTCCCGGATCCGCCGCTCGAGCCGCTCGATCCGGCGTTCCAGCTCGGCCATCGCCTTCGCCGTCGGATCGGCGATCCGCTCGTGGTGAAGCGTGATCGTCTCCGCCTCGTGCGGGTCGCGCCGCTGGACTTCGCGCGCCGGCGAGCCGACGACCGTCGCCCCCGGCGGCACGTCGCGGACGACGACCGAGTTGGCCCCGATCCGCGCGCCGCGCCCGAC is part of the bacterium genome and harbors:
- a CDS encoding acyl-CoA thioesterase, with amino-acid sequence MTEPTRLVPSSSRTAMTELVLPEDTNTHGDMFGGRVLALADKCAGIAAMRHCRMPVVTVSMDRIDFLHPIRQGMIVMLSAELTAAFRTSMEVVVAVEAEDPRTGERTQTCRALVTLVALNENGRPAPIPPLEFDTDEERARAERAAARRAQRLVTRGEL
- a CDS encoding saccharopine dehydrogenase NADP-binding domain-containing protein codes for the protein MANDGLRGKRAAVLGAGRQGTAAAYDFARVGGAAEVDLVDRSSEALDKALAHLRRLAPETRFAGIKADAASERSLAAALSGAAAALSALPYRFGPNAARAAVAARCHLVDLGGNTDVSAAFLALDGEARAAGIALVPDTGLAPGLANTLAAAGIEALDEPEAARIWCGGLPRRPLPPLGYRLVFSAAGLLNEYAGEAVFLRDGKIALVPALSEIEQLELPELGRVEAFPTSGGTSTAPQTYLGRLKTFEYRTVRYPGHRDRFLALAEIGLLSETPVPLPDGSAVRPRDVAVALLAPLLDHPEEPDLVVLRVEVAGRHDGRPARVVFDLFDREDPATGFTAMERCTAFPAAAVAEMAASGEIAPGSRPLEIAVPPAPFLARLAQRPLALVRR